A region of the Cumulibacter manganitolerans genome:
TAGCCGCGCACCTTCGCCTCGCTCGTCGAGGCGAACAGCTTGCGCACGTGGTCGAACACGCCGGTGTAGGTCGCCGGGTTGGACCGCGGCGTCCGGCCGATGGGCGACTGGTCGACGCCGACGACCTTGTCGATCTCCTCGAGGCCGGTCACCCGGGTGTGCCGGCCGGCGACGTGCCGGGCCTTGTTGGCGTAGTTGGCCATCGTGGCGTACAGGATGTCGTTGACCAGCGTGGACTTGCCCGAGCCGGAGACTCCGGTGACCGCGACCAGGCAGCCGAGCGGGAACGACACGTCGACGTTCTTGAGGTTGTTCTCGCGGGCGCCGTGGACGGTGATCTTGCGGTCCGGGTTGGGGGTACGCCGGGTCTCGGGCACCTCGAGCTCGCGGCGGCCGGACAGATAGGCGCCGGTGAGGGAGGTCTTGCTCTTCAGCAGCGACTTGACCGGGCCGGAGACGACCACCTCGCCGCCGTGCTCGCCGGCGCCGGGGCCGATGTCGACCACCCAGTCGCTGGCCCGGATGGTGTCCTCGTCGTGCTCGACGACGATCAACGTGTTGCCCAGGTCGCGCAGCCGCACGAGGGTCTCGATGAGCCGCCGGTTGTCGCGCTGGTGAAGACCGATCGACGGCTCGTCGAGGACGTACAGGACGCCGACCAGCCCCGAGCCGATCTGGGTGGCGAGCCGGATGCGCTGCGCCTCGCCGCCGGCGAGGGTCGCGGCCGCACGCGCCAGCGACAGGTAGTCCAGACCGACGTCGACGAGGAACCCGAGCCGGGCGTGGACCTCCTTGAGAACCCGCTCGGCGATCAGCTTCTGCCGCTCGTCGAGCCGCAGCCCGCCGAGGAACCGGTTGCATTCGCCGATGGACATCTCGGTCACCTCGGCGATGGACAGCCCACCGAGGCGGACGGCGAGGATCTCGGGCTTGAGCCGCGTGCCGTGGCAGACCGGGCACGGCACCTCGCGCATGAATCCCTCGTAGCGCTCCTTCGCCCAGTCGCTGTCGGTCTCGGCATGCCGCCGGGCGAGGAACGGCAGCACGCCCTCGAAGTTGGCCCAGTAGGACCGCTGGCGGCCGTAGCGGCTGCGGAACTTCACGTGCACCTGGTCCTTGGAGCCGTGCAGCACGGTCTTCTGCACCTTCGCCGGCAGGTCACGCCACGGCGTGCGCAGGTCGAAGCCCAGCTGGTCGGCCAGCGACTGCAGAAGGTGCTGGAAGTACTCCGAGCTCTGCCCGGCCATCGACCAGGGCAGGATCGCGCCGTCGGCGAGGGATTTCTCCGGGTCGGGCACGATCAGCTCGGGGTCGGCCTCCTTGCGGAAGCCCAGGCCGGTGCACTCGGGGCACGCGCCGTACGGCGCGTTGAAGGAGAACGAGCGCGGTTCGAGCTCCTCGATGGCGAGTGGGTGCCCGTTGGGGCACGCCAGCTTCTCGCTGAACCGCCGCTCGCGCTCGGGGTTGTCCTTGTCGAGGTCGACCCGCTCGATGACGACGAGACCGGCGGCGATGCCCAGCGCCGTCTCGACCGAGTCGGTCATCCGGCGCTTGCTCGAGGGCTTCACGGAGAGCCGATCGACGACCACCTCGATGTCGTGCTTCTCCTGCTTCTTCAGCACCGGCGGCTCGGTGAGCGAGTGCACCACGCCGTCCACCCGCACGCGGCTGTAGCCCTGCGACTGCAGGGAGGAGAACAGGTCGACGTACTCGCCCTTGCGGCCGCGGACGACCGGCGCGAGGACCTGGAACCGGGTGCCCTCGGGCAGCTCCATCACCTGGTCGACGATCTGCTGCGGGCTCTGCCGCGCGATGACCGCGTCGCACACCGGGCAGTGCGCGGTGCCGGCGCGGGCGAACAGCAGCCGCAGGTAGTCGTAGACCTCGGTGATCGTGCCGACCGTCGAGCGCGGGTTGCGGTTGGTCGACTTCTGGTCGATCGACACCGCCGGGGAGAGGCCCTCGATGAAGTCGACGTCCGGCTTGTCCATCTGCCCGAGGAACTGCCGGGCGTACGCCGACAGCGACTCGACGTACCGGCGCTGGCCCTCGGCGAAGATGGTGTCGAAGGCGAGCGAGGACTTCCCCGAGCCGGACAGGCCCGTGAAGCAGATCATCGAGTCGCGGGGCAGGTCGAGGCTGACGTTCTTCAGGTTGTGCTCGCGCGCACCGCGAATGACAAGACGATCCATGCCGACCAGGGTAGTGAGCCGGGCTGACAGGTTTCCGGCTTCGAGCGCGTCCTATGGTGAAGGGCACATTCGTGCGACCGATCGAGGAGCTGCTCGTGACCTACACCGGCCATGTCGAGGCGGGCGAGACGTCGGAGGTGATCGACGCCGGCGCGCTGGAGATCACCAAGGCCAGCGTCGGCCCGATGGACAACAACTGCTACCTGCTGCGCTCCAAGAGCACCGGGAACGGTCTGCTCATCGATGCGGCCAACGAGCCCGAGCGGCTCGTCGAGCTGGTGCGCGAGCGGTTGGACGACGGGATCCTCGAGACCGTCGTGACGACGCACCAGCACCAGGACCACTGGCTGGGCCTGGAGATGCTGATGGGCGTCGTGGGGGCGGTGGCGCTGGCACATCCCGACGACGCGGCCGCCCTGCCGATCCCGACCGACCCCATCCGGCACGGCGACACCGTCCGGTGCGGTGACGTGGTGCTCGACGTCATTCACCTGCGCGGCCACACACCCGGTTCGGTCGCCCTGTACTGGCGCGATCCGGAGGGTGAGGGACACCTGTTCACCGGCGACTCGCTGTTCCCCGGCGGCGTCGGCAAGACGTGGAAGGAAGGCGACTTCGAGCAGCTGCTCTCGGACGTCGAGTCCCGGCTGTTCACCCTCCCCGACGACACCCACGTCTACCCCGGCCACGGCGACGACACCACCATCGGCGCGGAGCGCCCGCATCTGCAGGAGTGGCGCGAGCGCGGCTGGTAGCGGCTCGTCACGGTCGTCGGGCGGTCCCGCGTCGATGGTCGTCGAGCGGTCCCCTTTCGGGGTCGTCGAGCGGTCCCCTTTCGATGGGCGTCAAGGCCCCTTCGATGGTCGTCGAGGTCTCCTTTCGCTGGTCGTCGAGCGATCCCCTTTTTGCTGGTCGTCGAGCGAGCGAGCCCCTAGGGCGAGCGCGTCGAGACGCCGGGTGCCCTTTCGCTGGTCGTCGAGCGGTCCCCGTTCGATGGTCGTCGAGCGAGCGAGCCCCCTGGGGCGAGCGCGTCGAGACGCCGGGTGCCGACCATGTCCGCGGCGCGCGCCGGAGTCGCTCGATGTTGCGCGCGCCGTCGGTGCGTCCGCCCTAGCCGGCTCGGGGTCCGAGGTGCTCGGCGAGTCGTCTGCGGAGGTGCTGCTCGAGGCTGGTGACCTGTCGTGGTGGTGGTTCGCTGACGGGTGGTGGTGGGGTGCTGACGTAGGCGTGGCCGGTCGGTGTGGTGGTGACGGTGACGTGCCGGCCTTCGATGATCCGGGGCTGGGTGCGCCAGCCGGGTTGTTCCTTGACCTGGTTGCACCGTTGGCACAGGCCCTGCCCGTTCGCGATCGTCGTCGGTCCACCGGCGGCGCGGGGCCGGATGTGGTCGAGGTGGCGGATGGGCGCGCCGCAG
Encoded here:
- the uvrA gene encoding excinuclease ABC subunit UvrA → MDRLVIRGAREHNLKNVSLDLPRDSMICFTGLSGSGKSSLAFDTIFAEGQRRYVESLSAYARQFLGQMDKPDVDFIEGLSPAVSIDQKSTNRNPRSTVGTITEVYDYLRLLFARAGTAHCPVCDAVIARQSPQQIVDQVMELPEGTRFQVLAPVVRGRKGEYVDLFSSLQSQGYSRVRVDGVVHSLTEPPVLKKQEKHDIEVVVDRLSVKPSSKRRMTDSVETALGIAAGLVVIERVDLDKDNPERERRFSEKLACPNGHPLAIEELEPRSFSFNAPYGACPECTGLGFRKEADPELIVPDPEKSLADGAILPWSMAGQSSEYFQHLLQSLADQLGFDLRTPWRDLPAKVQKTVLHGSKDQVHVKFRSRYGRQRSYWANFEGVLPFLARRHAETDSDWAKERYEGFMREVPCPVCHGTRLKPEILAVRLGGLSIAEVTEMSIGECNRFLGGLRLDERQKLIAERVLKEVHARLGFLVDVGLDYLSLARAAATLAGGEAQRIRLATQIGSGLVGVLYVLDEPSIGLHQRDNRRLIETLVRLRDLGNTLIVVEHDEDTIRASDWVVDIGPGAGEHGGEVVVSGPVKSLLKSKTSLTGAYLSGRRELEVPETRRTPNPDRKITVHGARENNLKNVDVSFPLGCLVAVTGVSGSGKSTLVNDILYATMANYANKARHVAGRHTRVTGLEEIDKVVGVDQSPIGRTPRSNPATYTGVFDHVRKLFASTSEAKVRGYQQGRFSFNVKGGRCENCQGDGTIKIEMNFLPDVYVPCEVCKGARYNRETLEVHYKGKTIAEVLDMPIEEGAEFFAAIPAIARHLNTLVEVGLGYVRLGQPAPTLSGGEAQRVKLASELQKRSTGRTVYVLDEPTTGLHFEDIRKLLLVIQGLVDKGNTVITIEHNLDVIKSADWLIDMGPEGGSGGGTVVGEGTPEQLARVEGSHTGRFLAEMLDGRTPPKQVGITEPRTLTRAMLAAVKAEGGAPATKALAAKAAAKAVPAVAKKAPRKRKTA
- a CDS encoding MBL fold metallo-hydrolase, with protein sequence MRPIEELLVTYTGHVEAGETSEVIDAGALEITKASVGPMDNNCYLLRSKSTGNGLLIDAANEPERLVELVRERLDDGILETVVTTHQHQDHWLGLEMLMGVVGAVALAHPDDAAALPIPTDPIRHGDTVRCGDVVLDVIHLRGHTPGSVALYWRDPEGEGHLFTGDSLFPGGVGKTWKEGDFEQLLSDVESRLFTLPDDTHVYPGHGDDTTIGAERPHLQEWRERGW